From Choloepus didactylus isolate mChoDid1 chromosome 19, mChoDid1.pri, whole genome shotgun sequence:
gcatACGTATGTgcctgtgtgcgtgtgtgtgtcggGTGCCGTGGGCCCTGCCTGAAGCGCGTGTGACCGATGCCGGGCCCACCTTGGCACACTGTTTCCTGGCAGCTCCTCTGGCTGTTCCGCCTCAGGCCAGGGGCCTCCTGACTCCGAGCCCGAGCCGTGGCTGCGCTGCTCAGCGCCCAGCCCTGCTGGTTCCTTTGGGGTCAGGGAGCATCCGCGGCACATGCTGTCCTCCAAGTTCAGGAGGACACGAATCGCCATCCTCGTCGTCCCAGGTCCTCTGCTTCGGGGACGCCGCCGCAGGGTCTCGCCTTTTCCGCGTTTCTTCCAGGCGTCTACTTCCCGGCACTGACCAGCCTGCTGTCGCAGAGGGTCCGGGACAGCGAGCGGGCCTTCGCCTACAGCACCGTGGGGGTCGGCTCCCAGGTCGGGTGAGTGCCAGCCGCAGGGGCCAGGGGCGGCCGCCCAGGGCACCCGAGGGCTCCGGGCAGGCTGGGGGCAGCACTGCAGACTCCCTCGGCGCCTGTCTCTGCCTTTCTGGGGTCGCTGAGCACACGGTGGGGACAGGGTGTGGGGAGCAGCCGTGTCCCCTCATTGCCTGTGACGCTGATGGACAGGCTGGAGGATGCCGTGCCTCCCCTCCTGCTCCTGGCCCTGTGGGGTCTGTGGACACCGAGCCGGGCAGCACAGGGTGGACGGCAGCTGGCATGGGGAGGCTGCGTGTCTTGTCTGTGGGGTTGATATATTACCCATGACACAGTGCCCCTTGGCCCCTCAGCCCCCTGCCCGGCCCCAAGCCTGTGAGCTCCAGGCCCTCTGGGACGCTGGTGTCCATGTTCACATCCTGCCTTCGGGGATGCACGCCCAGCCGGACTGCTGCAGACACCTCACTGGTCATGCCAGGTGGCCCGGCCTTGGGGGGCCGCCTCTCAGGCCTCAGAAGAGTTGGAATTCGGAGGGCCAGGGGGTTTGTCCCTGGTGGCCAGAGCCACCTCTGGCCGGGGTGGGCTGGGCTggccagctctgcaaataaaaaGGCAGTGAGTGCACCCAGGTCTGGGGGATTTCACCTGAAAAACGCAGGACACGTGTGCTAGAAACAACCCATCCTGAAATTCAGTGTTACAGTGCGTTGTGCGCTGTACACGTCTGCAGAGCTGGGAGGCACCGGCCCTCCTGCCCGGAGAATGCCGTCCTGGCTGCCTGCTGCCTGGCATCCGGCTGAGCCAGGCCCCAGACACGCTCAGCCCACGTGGCCTGAGCACGGACAGGGACAGGAAGGCCGGGAGATTCCTCTCCCATTCCCCAAGCCCCTCCGGCCACGGGTGGCAGGTCTGGCCATGAGGGTCCTGCTGTTTTCCCTTTGCCATGACAGTGACCAACGAGGGAAGGTGCAAGGGTTGGGGATGGAGATCTGAGAAGGGACTGGGGACAGGCCGGCCAGGCGGAATGGGTGCCCCTGAGGACACATTTGGGACAGCACAATAGGAGCAGCAGGGTTGTCTGGGGGGAGTTGTTGGGGTTGGGtgtatttttgtgtttaaaaGGTCATTTTGACTCTTTATTCTCTAATGCACAAACCTAAAAACAGCTTCAGCATGTCCCTAATTCCCATTTTCTTCACCACGTGCTGCTTTTTTCAGTTGGAAAGAACCCACACCCCAAATCGTAGGCTGATGCTTCCAAACTTGAAGACCTTgaagcaagaaacagaaagtggCGCGGGTCCCACAGTGGCCAGGCCAGGCGGGCACCTGCACCCTGAGCCCCGGCCCAGGCGCCGCGGCGAGGCCACCCTGCTACTTGACCTCCTTCTGAGCAGCTGCGCCTCGGGGCACCACTCACCCCAGGGTGGGGTCCTCGCAGGGTGTCCTGGGTGGGAGGTGCAGCTGAAGGTCATGGGCCCCCCTGTGCTTCCAGGACGCTGGTGACCGGGGGTGTGGGCTCCCTGCTCCTGGAGCGCTATGGCTGGCAGAGCGTCTTCTACTTCTCTGGTGGCCTCACCCTGCTCTGGGCCTACTGCGTGCACAGGTACCTGCTGAATGAGAAAGGTAAGGGGGCAGGTCCCCAGGTGGGTGGGGCATGGCCGGCTGCCCCTCCCGTCGCAGCGGCCTCTGGGCCCCCGCAGAGCAGCCTCAGCTCCGCGGCCCCGGGGCTTAGCTGAGGCAGAGAATCTTCCAGGCTAGAGCCTTAGAAAAACATGCCAGAGCGCCGTGTTTGCCCTGTTAGGGCCACCAGATTCAGTCTAGAAGGTTCCCTTTAGAGACAAGCAGACCACCGGGGTCCTGGCAGCCAGATGAGGGGCCCAGAACCAGTGCCGCCCATCCGGGAAGGGTCGTAGGGGATGCTGGCTGGACTCCACTTTGGAACGGGGCCTCCGAGGGGAGGGCTGCAGGTGGGATGGGAGAGGCTCAGCCGAGAGGGGAGGGGTCTGGGCCCCACATGCAGCTGGGCCCGAGTCAGGGATCCCAGGGGCCACCCGAGCTCTGACCCGCTAGGGGCGCCCTGGGCCTCCGGCCCTGAGCAGCAGTCACTCCCCGCAGCTCTCCTGATGGCCCTGGGCGTCCTGGCCCAAGGCGTGCCCATGTCCACCCGCACGAAGGTGCCCTGGAGGCAGCTGTTCCAGAAGCCGTCTGTCTGGTGAGCAGGGCTGCTCGGCTGGGGGGATGGGGcagggccggggtggggggtgtgcaCAGGGGGTCCTCCATGCACAGCCTCACACCCGCCACCCCTGGGCCCTGGCTGAGGACCCTCCTGCACCCGCCTGCAGGGCCATCGTCCTCTCCCAGCTCTCCTCTGCCTGCTCCTTCTTCATCCTCCTGTCCTGGCTGCCCACCTTCTTCAGGGAGACCTTCCCCAGTTCCAAGGTGGGCCTGCTGGGGGCTCACGGTGGGGGCCAGAGGTGCCCCACAGCCCCTGGCACCCCGCAGAGCCCCCACCCGCAGCCCACGGAGCCCACACCCTCGGCCCCACCTGGCCACGGAGACTCCACCCCAGCCAtggagcccccaccccagccacggAGCCCCCACCCCTGGCCACGGAGCCTCCACCCCCGGCCacggagcccccacccccaccacagagCCTCCACCCCCGGCCACGGAGCCCCCTACCCTGGCCACGGAGCTCCCGGCCTTGGCCCATGgtgcccccacccctggcccaaTCCCTGGTGGGGTGCAAGGTGCCTGGGGCCAGAGGGGCTGTGGGTGAGTGGGGGCGGCCCCTGCCTGTCCCCCACAGTGGCCCTGCTCAGGCCATGCTGCCCCCGCAGGGCTGGGTCTTCAACGTGGTCCCCTGGCTCGTGGCGATTCCCTCCAGCCTGTTCAGTGGGTTTCTCTCCGACCATCTCATCAGTCAGGGTGAGAccccggggtggggagggggtgggggtgccctGGGCCAGCCCTTGGTGTGCCGGACTTCCGGGGGTTCAGGAGAAGCTTGTCCCCTGGGGGTACAGCTACAATGCTGGGCAGGGGGCCCCTGAGGCCGAGCTGTGGACAGTGGGACCCTGGCCCTTCCAAGCCAGCTGGCCGGAGCTTGGCACTGGTCATAGCTCAGATGGTagccccagcctcagtttccccgtgtGTTGGAGGGCAGGGCTTAGGGGGTGGGGAAGATCCCGTGCCGGCTGGGGCTGTGTGCTCTCCCTGGGGGCCGACCCTCTGTGGGGAGGCAAGAGCCAGGGTGGGGTCCCAGGGGGAGGCCTCCGCGTTTGCCCTCTGACCTTCCAAGAGCCCTGTCTGTTCCCTTCGCTTCCGGCCCTTGGTGGGATGCGTCCCAGGGGTGAGAGTGCAGGTGGGGGGTGTCCTGGGCCTGCTCGCCCCCAGGAACGCTGCCCTCGCAAACAGCTCTGTACGCTGCCACGCTCACTGTGCACGTGTACACTCCTCGAAGGCATGGCGTCTTTTCCGGGTTACCTGCGCGGTGCGGGCTCGGGGAGGAAACGGGGGCGCCTGCCGCAGCACGAGGTGCGCACTGCCCGCATCTGTGCCGAGCGCCCTTCTCCCGGCCGcgccccacacatgcacacacctgtgCACACGTTTCCCCCATGGCTTGGGCACCCCTGCCTGACCCCGGGCCCCGTCTCCGCCCGGCTAGCGGGGGCCTCAGCGCCCTCGGCTGACggagccccccgcccccccagGCTACAGGACCATCACCGTGCGCAAGCTCATGCAGGTAGGGTCTCTGCActttccttctggggctcccGGAGCTTGGGGCTCGTGGCCCAAGTCCTCTGATTTCTGGGACAGGGTGGAAGCAAGGCTCNNNNNNNNNNNNNNNNNNNNNNNNNNNNNNNNNNNNNNNNNNNNNNNNNNNNNNNNNNNNNNNNNNNNNNNNNNNNNNNNNNNNNNNNNNNNNNNNNNTCCAGCACGGCCGACGTCCTTATGAGCACAGGAAACCGGCTGCGGAAGGGGAGGCCACAGAGCAGCCAGAGGCCGGACGTCAGCTGAGCCTAGAGGCCAAGGAAGACGCCGCCAAGCCATCACCacgtgacagaagagccaagggcCGGGGTTGCGGCTGCAGCCCCAGAAGGCGACAGGCTTTGTGGAAAGCATCGCCTTGAGGACCCCTTGATGTTGAACTTCTAGGGCCTCACACCGGGAGCCGGTGAATTCCCGTTGCTGAGGCCGAGCCATCGCAGGGCGTCTGCTTCAGCGGCCGGGGAGTGAAGACAGGCGGGAGCCGGCGGCTGCAGCTTGTGCGATCAGTGTGCTGGGGAAACGGGAAGTCAGGGTGGCTTCCCGGAGGAGGTGGCGTTCCAGCCGGGAGTCCATTGGCCAGACCGAGTGagagatgggggaagggaggcagggCTTCCGGGACAGCTGCGCTGAGGTCCGTGGCCGGGCGGAGGGTGCTGGGCCAAGAGgggtggtgggggcagggcaCAGGGCCCCCTGGAGACCTTGGGTGGAAAGACGTTCTCTGGCAGGCGACGGGCTCTTCCCCTGTGGCCCAGTCGGTCTCCCCAGAATGCGCCCCCCACAGCACCcctcccctggcctctgccccAGCCCACCCTGACTGGACGCAGCAGACaggccctgggcccaggcagGGCACAGAAACCCCTCGCGGGATGCGTCCCCACGAATACGCCGCCCCCGAGCCCGGGGTCCTGCAGCGGCTCCTGCCAGTGGTTCTGGGGGTTGGGGAACTCCTGGGGCCACCGTGGCCTGGGGCAGGCAGAGTGGGGGGTCTGTGGGCTCCGGGGCCTCTGCCACGCGGCGCCCTCCCCATGGCCAGTCTCCATCGGGGTCCTCTGCAGTCGGAGGTCAGGGCTGCTGAGGGGGCCTCGGGGCACCCCTTGTTCTCTGACCCGCTGTCGAGTCCTGTGGTCAGTGCCCTCCGCCTTTGGTCCCAActctgtgggtgggtggggggctgggggggtcACTTATCTAATCAAGGAAACTAACAAagccctccccgccccctccacTGTGCCCACACAGCACCCCCAGCCCACTgcctgcagccccccacccccagcccaccacCCAGAGGACCTCTGACATCCGGCTGTACCTCTCCTTTCTGGTTTCCCACCGAAAGCAGCATTAACAGGCAAAGCTGAACCATTTTCCGGCCCCTCCTCCTCCTGGGTGGCTTCTGGGTGGGGGTCCGGGGCCTGCTCTGAGGCGATGAGCCCACAGGTCTGGGGCCTGGGCTGCCCCTGGAAGGGGGGGCAGGGGAGTGCGTGGGGGTGGTGCACCCCACCTCCTCTCACAGGATGGGGTGCTACCCGTAAACAAGGCATCTGGCCTCCCCGGGCATTGGCCCAGACCCCTGCGGCTACAGCGCAGTGGCCCTCGGAGCCCGTCCTGGGTATCAGCTGCCCTGAGGCTTCCGTGGCCCCCGGAGCTGGACGCAGGGCCATGGCTCCTTGTGTCCTCCTGTGCTGCCACTCCCCGCGACCTTGACCGGCA
This genomic window contains:
- the SLC17A9 gene encoding solute carrier family 17 member 9; translation: MPPPPDEARRDAAQDAQWSRPECQAWTGTLLLGTCLLYCARVSMPVCAVAMSQDFGWSKKEAGVVLSSFFWGYCLTQVAGGHLGDRIGGEKVILLSASAWGFITAATPLLPHLGSAHLLSMTTSRVLTGVLQGVYFPALTSLLSQRVRDSERAFAYSTVGVGSQVGTLVTGGVGSLLLERYGWQSVFYFSGGLTLLWAYCVHRYLLNEKALLMALGVLAQGVPMSTRTKVPWRQLFQKPSVWAIVLSQLSSACSFFILLSWLPTFFRETFPSSKGWVFNVVPWLVAIPSSLFSGFLSDHLISQGYRTITVRKLMQVGSLHFPSGAPGAWGSWPKSSDFWDRVEASTADVLMSTGNRLRKGRPQSSQRPDVS